One window of Clarias gariepinus isolate MV-2021 ecotype Netherlands chromosome 21, CGAR_prim_01v2, whole genome shotgun sequence genomic DNA carries:
- the LOC128509647 gene encoding C5a anaphylatoxin chemotactic receptor 1-like codes for MEHNNSSNGSLTVSTEYLIASSVMAVCFILGVPANIAVIIRLAGWLKEGSFTPRLMLSLAISDLLSLLSLPVWIWSLLNDWIFGLVLCKLLFYLQSLGVYCSILCVILMSAQRYTQVLHPDKWNKLGRKGKKILLGGMWILSGVLSCYAPVQRTVSQNNVGRLQCSLDYRNDVERVGTLTWEIILFVLLFPTLTYFYFHLYQGVNNSAFFSSRSLTKLVIRIVACFFIFWIPFQISNIVIITMLLTNNSFIKSAESVENITTALIFINSCVNPFLYAFSARALHVQQHKDTKEDA; via the coding sequence ATGGAGCACAACAACTCATCAAACGGCTCACTCACTGTCTCAACTGAATACCTGATTGCCAGTAGTGTGATGGCAGTTTGCTTCATACTGGGAGTCCCTGCTAACATAGCAGTAATTATACGTCTTGCTGGATGGCTAAAGGAAGGCAGTTTCACTCCGAGGCTGATGCTAAGCCTGGCCATATCAGATCTGCTCTCGCTGCTTTCTCTGCCGGTGTGGATTTGGTCTCTTCTGAATGACTGGATCTTTGGCTTAGTCCTGTGTAAGCTTCTCTTTTATTTGCAAAGCTTAGGTGTCTACTGCAGCATACTGTGTGTAATTTTGATGAGTGCCCAGCGATACACACAAGTGCTGCATCCTGATAAATGGAACAAGCTTGgcagaaaaggaaagaagatcCTTTTGGGTGGTATGTGGATCCTAAGTGGAGTATTATCTTGCTATGCTCCCGTACAGCGCACTGTAAGCCAAAACAATGTAGGACGGCTTCAGTGCAGTCTAGACTATAGGAATGATGTGGAAAGAGTGGGTACTTTAACCTGGGAGATTATACTATTTGTACTTTTGTTCCCCACACTGACTTACTTCTACTTTCATCTTTACCAGGGAGTTAATAACTCAGCTTTCTTCAGCAGTCGCTCATTGACAAAACTGGTAATTAGAATTGTGgcatgtttctttattttttggatCCCGTTTCAAATCTCCAACATTGTGATCATCACTATGTTGTTGACGAATAACAGTTTTATAAAATCTGCAGAATCTGTTGAGAATATTACTACAGCGTTGATTTTTATTAATAGCTGTGTGAATCCCTTCCTTTATGCCTTTTCTGCTCGGGCTCTACATGTACAACAACACAAGGATACAAAAGAAGATGCTTAA
- the LOC128509641 gene encoding leukotriene B4 receptor 1-like — translation MQQFNLSNSSLTTPVSAEYLIRGSVMAVFFILGVPANIMVIIRLTGWLKEGSFTPRLMLSLAISDLLTLLSLPVWIWAYLHGWAFGVVLCKLLSYFVYFCVYCSTLCVVLMSVQRYIQVLHPDKWNKLGRKGKIILLSAIWILSGIFSCYGLVQRIVSKDERGQLQCSLHYRNDVERVGTLIWEIILFLLMFPTLTYFYFHLYRGVNNTAFFSSRSLTKLVTRIVACFFIFWIPLQISNIVIVTAVLLRNESLLQSVESAGKIMAALTFINSCVNPFLYAFSARALRQQTAGTENA, via the coding sequence ATGCAGCAGTTCAACTTATCAAACAGTTCACTTACAACTCCTGTCTCAGCTGAATACCTGATCAGAGGTAGCGTGATGGCAGTTTTCTTCATACTGGGAGTCCCTGCTAACATAATGGTAATAATACGTCTCACTGGATGGCTGAAGGAAGGCAGTTTCACCCCGAGACTGATGCTAAGCCTGGCCATATCAGATCTGCTCACTCTGCTTTCTCTGCCAGTTTGGATCTGGGCTTATCTACATGGTTGGGCTTTTGGCGTGGTCCTGTGTAAGCTTCTCTCCTACTTTGTGTACTTCTGTGTCTACTGTAGCACACTGTGTGTGGTTTTGATGAGTGTACAACGATACATACAAGTGCTGCATCCTGACAAATGGAACAAGCTTGGCAGAAAGGGAAAGATAATTCTTTTGAGTGCTATTTGGATCCTAAGTGGAATATTCTCTTGCTATGGTCTTGTACAGCGCATCGTAAGCAAGGATGAAAGAGGACAGCTTCAGTGCAGTCTACACTATAGGAATGATGTGGAAAGAGTGGGTACTTTAATCTGGGAGATTATACTATTCTTACTTATGTTTCCAACACTGACTTACTTCTACTTTCATCTTTACCGGGGAGTTAATAACACAGCTTTCTTTAGCAGTCGCTCATTAACAAAGCTGGTGACCAGAATTGTtgcatgtttctttattttttggatCCCGTTACAAATCTCCAACATTGTGATTGTCACCGCTGTGTTACTTAGGAATGAAAGTCTGTTACAATCTGTTGAATCTGCAGGAAAAATTATGGCAGCTCTGACTTTCATTAACAGTTGTGTCAACCCCTTTCTGTATGCCTTCTCTGCTCGGGCTCTACGACAGCAAACAGCAGGAACAGAAAATGCTTAG
- the LOC128509610 gene encoding leukotriene B4 receptor 1-like gives MFLTMQQFNLSNSSLTTPVSAEYLIRSSILGICFILGVPANIAAIIHLTGWLKGGSFTPRLMLSLAISDLLTLLSVPLWIWAFLHGWVFGLVLCKLLSYLVYLCVYCSSLCMILMSVQRYIQVLHPEKWNKLGKKGKKFLLSSLWILSGVLSCYVLVQRIIKDKNRQLQCIPHYRNNAEKVATLIWEIVLFVFFFTTLTYFYVHLYRGVNNTAFFNSRSLTKLVIRIVACFFIFWIPLQISNIVLIAAVLHGNDSLLKSAASVVKIMAALTFVNSCVNPFLYAFSARAVRQETAGTEDA, from the coding sequence ATGTTTCTAACCATGCAGCAGTTCAACTTATCCAACAGTTCACTCACCACTCCTGTCTCAGCTGAATACCTGATCAGGAGTAGTATACTGGGAATTTGTTTCATACTGGGAGTCCCTGCTAACATAGCAGCAATTATACATCTTACTGGATGGCTGAAGGGAGGCAGTTTCACCCCGAGGCTGATGCTAAGCCTGGCCATATCAGATCTGCTCACTCTGCTTTCTGTGCCACTTTGGATTTGGGCATTTCTGCATGGTTGGGTCTTTGGCTTGGTCCTGTGTAAACTGCTCTCCTATTTGGTATACCTCTGTGTCTACTGTAGCTCACTGTGTATGATTTTGATGAGTGTGCAGCGATACATACAAGTGCTACATCCTGAGAAATGGAACAAGCTTggcaaaaaaggaaagaagttTCTTTTAAGTAGTCTTTGGATCCTAAGTGGAGTATTATCTTGCTATGTTCTTGTACAGCGCATcattaaagacaaaaatagaCAGCTTCAGTGCATTCCACACTATCGGAATAATGCTGAAAAAGTAGCTACTTTGATCTGGGAGATTGtactatttgtgttttttttcaccaCACTGACTTACTTCTACGTCCATCTTTACCGGGGAGTTAATAACACAGCTTTTTTTAACAGTCGCTCATTGACAAAGCTGGTGATCAGAATTGTTGCATGTTTCTTCATTTTTTGGATCCCATTACAAATCTCAAACATTGTGCTCATCGCTGCTGTGCTGCATGGGAATGACAGTCTGTTAAAATCTGCAGCCTCTGTAGTAAAAATTATGGCAGCTCTGACTTTCGTTAACAGTTGCGTGAACCCCTTTCTCTACGCCTTTTCTGCCCGGGCTGTACGACAGGAAACAGCTGGAACAGAAGATGCTTAG